The proteins below come from a single Malus sylvestris chromosome 3, drMalSylv7.2, whole genome shotgun sequence genomic window:
- the LOC126616878 gene encoding uncharacterized protein LOC126616878 gives MERFFKRKSSSGSGSSNNVDSPNTVGSSRAPSSRQSQLDGVLGNLEADPGLRTRIIDYDANIRDEVRRSYLQKGPCQPRGHNFPITNMSGINRRFISQWFDEFDWLEYSVSKDAAFCLYCYLFKTNFAQVGSEAFTGDGFKTWKKGRERFKMHVGPVGSVHNKAREAATNLMNQATHIETAVSKHSDQARKAYRTCLIASIKCTKFLLRQGLPFRGHDESATSSNRGNYLELLQFLADNNDKVREVVMENAPGNLKLLAPSIQKEIVNSCALETLNAIMDGLKDRFFSILVDEPRDVFVKEQMAMVLRYVDDNGHVIERFVGIQHVTDTTSSSLKDAIDTLFSHNGLSISKLRGQGYDGASNMRGELNGLKTKILREQPCAYYVHCFAHQLQLALVAVAKNNIDIASFFAMANSVVNHVGASCKRRDSLRGQLQEELVIAFENDCLITGRA, from the coding sequence ATGGAAcggttttttaagagaaagtcaTCATCGGGTTCGGGTAGTTCGAATAATGTTGATAGTCCAAATACTGTTGGTAGTTCAAGAGCTCCAAGTTCAAGACAAAGTCAGTTAGATGGTGTTTTGGGTAATCTTGAAGCGGATCCTGGATTGAGAACTCGAATAATAGATTATGATGCTAATATAAGAGATGAGGTCCGAAGATCATATCTACAAAAAGGACCTTGTCAACCTAGAGGTCATAATTTCCCAATAACTAATATGTCGGGAATTAATCGACGCTTCATTTCCCAAtggtttgatgagtttgattggttggagtatagtgTATCTAAAGATGCAGCATTTTGTCTCTATTGCTATctctttaaaaccaattttgcACAAGTGGGTAGTGAAGCTTTCACTGGAGATGGATTTAAGACttggaagaaagggagagaaagatttaagatgcatgttggaccggttgggagtgttcataataaggctagagaagctgctacaaatttgatgaatcaagCTACACATATTGAAACGGCAGTGAGCAAACACTCTGACCAAGCTCGTAAGGCTTATCGCACATGCTTGATTGCTTCAATCAAGTGCACTAAGTTTTTATTGAGACAAGGTCTTCCTTTTCGTGGCCATGATGAAAGTGCCACTTCAAGCAATAGGGGAAATTACTTGGAGTTATTGCAATTCCTTGCagataataatgataaagttaGAGAAGTTGTGATGGAAAATGCTCCGGGGAATCTCAAATTACTAGCTCCTTCCATTcaaaaagaaattgtgaattcatGTGCCCTTGAAACACTTAATGCTATCATGGATGGTCTAAAAGATAGATTCTTTTCAATATTGGTGGATGAACCACGTGATGTGTTTGTGAAAGAGCAAATGGCTATGGTGTTGCGTTATGTGGATGACAACGGGCATGTAATTGAAAGATTTGTGGGTATCCAACATGTTACCGACACTACTTCAAGTTCACTAAAGGATGCTATTGACACATTGTTTTCTCACAACGGTTTGAGCATTTCCAAGCTACGAGGACAAGGTTATGATGGTGCTAGCAATATGAGAGGTGAGTTGAAtggccttaaaacaaagatattgaGAGAACAACCTTGTGCATATTATGTTCATTGCTTTGCTCATCAACTTCAACTAGCTCTTGTTGCCGTAGCAAAGAATAATATAGACATTGCCTCTTTTTTTGCAATGGCTAATAGTGTGGTTAATCATGTTGGAGCATCTTGTAAGCGACGTGATTCACTTAGAGGGCAACTTCAAGAAGAGCTTGTGATAGCTTTTGAAAATGATTGTCTTATAACGGGGCGGgcttaa
- the LOC126616871 gene encoding protein ACCELERATED CELL DEATH 6-like — protein MEDVGWSSRQDDPITGEGAHEHAAGDTEAGDTRIDPILYSGNKATPRGNTVLHLAASTGHLQLIKLIALNFPGLVCKQNDDGELPLHVAASAGHLSAVHCLVDTAQGNMFNEKDGRGNTSLHVAVENNHQEVAMFLVGKDGSTSHSTNNSGKTPLCMAAETANLDLVKAMVAKTPDSAADANSGNFWQGLNGNSILRGVIIWRKKARGGLNSNAVFVFAMRVLSYLINPLSLLAAMLMLSYLCSPLFLLVGVVWWMFFKHIVSQWWLPRTNEKNYTNLLETILSKMDSALINSTDQEWMTPLTLAAFIGNFVAVRVLLQKFTGLAYKQDENQFLPIHVASKKGHRRVVAEFLNHCPDLRESCDGEGRNILHVAAAYGRVNVVRYIIGKHDLQVLSKQRDQSGNTPLHIAVQNWHPKIVKILCLFHSYERANLNSLNNAGMTALDLAEKTEVDKDMLFRRKLTLMALNLVNALRSEERTAAKARLVTEDSVLKSLHNSDNLMFSKESVNTLLLVSTLVVGITFVQGFTIPGGYNSSGNDVGTPTFLTHILFKIFLICNTMAMCGSITASIALMWAQTDDPNIIYAAMKFTLPVLGITLTMMSLSFLAGVALIVYNLIWLRIFVIAMGLFITVFIVGLLAPLIDVHVPVSYETGPIRAILFFSFDLLMFVSRYNFDDDWSSRRSM, from the exons ATGGAGGATGTTGGCTGGAGTTCAAGACAAGATGATCCAATAACTGGCGAGGGTGCTCATGAGCACGCTGCAGGAGACACCGAGGCAGGCGACACACGCATAGATCCTATACTATACAG TGGAAACAAAGCAACCCCTCGTGGGAACACGGTGCTTCACCTTGCTGCAAGTACAGGCCACCTGCAGCTTATCAAACTAATAGCGCTAAATTTTCCGGGGCTTGTCTGCAAACAAAACGATGATGGAGAACTTCCACTTCATGTAGCCGCATCTGCTGGCCATCTATCCGCAGTTCATTGTTTAGTAGACACGGCTCAAGgtaatatgtttaatgaaaaGGACGGGAGAGGCAACACTTCGTTGCATGTCGCCGTGGAAAATAATCACCAAGAGGTGGCTATGTTTTTGGTCGGCAAAGATGGATCCACGTCGCATTCTACAAATAACTCCGGTAAAACTCCCTTGTGCATGGCCGCTGAAACTGCCAATCTTGACCTCGTTAAAGCAATGGTAGCCAAGACGCCAGATAGCGCAGCAGACGCTAATTCTGGTAATTTTTGGCAAGGATTGAACGGCAACTCAATTCTTCGTGGGGTGATCATATGGAGGAAAAAGG CAAGAGGTGGACTCAACAGCAATGCAGTGTTCGTGTTTGCCATGCGCGTGTTATCCTATCTCATCAATCCACTCTCTTTGCTGGCTGCCATGCTCATGTTATCCTATCTCTGCAGTCCACTCTTTTTGCTGGTAGGGGTTGTATGGTGGATGTTTTTTAAGCATATAGTTTCTCAATGGTGGCTGCCCAGAACCAACGAAAAGAACTATACAA ATCTCCTAGAGACAATATTGAGCAAAATGGATTCAGCTCTCATCAATTCAACGGACCAAGAGTGGATGACTCCTCTTACCCTTGCGGCTTTTATAGGTAACTTTGTGGCGGTACGCGTCTTGTTACAAAAATTTACTGGATTGGCATACAAACAGGACGAAAATCAGTTCCTTCCCATACATGTGGCGTCCAAAAAAGGCCATCGCAGGGTTGTTGCAGAGTTTCTCAATCATTGCCCCGACTTGAGGGAGTCATGTGATGGTGAAGGCCGGAATATTCTTCATGTTGCGGCCGCGTATGGAAGAGTTAATGTTGTCCGATATATAATTGGAAAGCATGATCTTCAGGTGCTTAGCAAGCAAAGAGATCAAAGTGGAAATACCCCTCTACACATAGCCGTTCAAAACTGGCATCCTAAGATTGTCAAAATTCTTTGCCTCTTCCATTCGTATGAGAGAGCCAATTTAAATAGTTTGAACAATGCAGGCATGACGGCATTGGACCTTGCAGAGAAGACCGAGGTAGATAAAGACATGTTGTTTCGGAGG AAACTAACACTTATGGCCTTGAACTTGGTTAATGCTCTAAGGTCTGAAGAGCGAACAGCCGCCAAAGCAAGGCTAGTGACAGAGGATTCTGTTCTGAAGTCCTTGCACAATTCTGATAACCTAATGTTTTCGAAAGAGAGTGTCAATACTCTCCTATTGGTGTCAACACTGGTGGTTGGTATAACGTTTGTTCAAGGCTTCACAATACCAGGTGGATACAATAGCTCTGGAAATGATGTAGGCACCCCAACATTTCTTACACATATCctattcaaaattttcttgatATGCAATACCATGGCAATGTGCGGCTCCATTACTGCTTCAATTGCCCTTATGTGGGCACAAACGGATGACCCTAATATAATCTATGCTGCCATGAAATTTACCTTACCGGTGCTAGGCATAACGCTTACCATGATGTCCCTGTCATTCCTGGCTGGTGTTGCACTCATAGTGTATAATCTTATATGGCTTCGCATCTTTGTTATTGCCATGGGATTGTTCATCACTGTCTTCATAGTAGGGCTCCTTGCTCCTCTCATAGATGTTCATGTTCCAGTTTCCTACGAAACTGGCCCTATACGCGCCATCTTATTCTTTAGCTTTGATCTACTGATGTTCGTAAGCAGATATAATTTCGACGATGATTGGTCTAGTAGACGGAGTATGTAG